CCCGTTCGGCATATCCTTCGCTTCGCCATAATTGCGTCATGCCGCCGGGTTCTTCATTGACGTCCTGAAATCGCTCCGTTTGTTAGCAGGGGTGAAGGCGCAACTGGAGAATGTCTTCGCGAGCTGGGCGATGCCGCCGGTCGTGATGGACCAGCTCTGGGCGGGCGCGTGGTGGCATTTGGGGACCACCTTCTTCCGGCAGTCCGCAATCCCATGGAGGGGACGATTCGAGCCTCTCCTCCATCTGCGGCTCCGACTCGACCAGTTTGTCGCTTCACGAAGCCAGCGTCGCATCTTGAGCCGCAACGCCGATCTGCGGGTGATCCGGCGTGCGGCCGTTGTGGACGATGAGCGGCGCGATCTGTTCGACCGGCACAAGGAACGGTTTAGGGACGGGATCCCCCAGTGTCTGGATGACTTCGTGGGACCGATGCCGGGCCGGGTGCCTGTTCCGGCGGTGGAGTTCGACGTGTTCGCGGACCATC
Above is a genomic segment from Verrucomicrobiia bacterium containing:
- a CDS encoding GNAT family N-acetyltransferase — protein: MRHAAGFFIDVLKSLRLLAGVKAQLENVFASWAMPPVVMDQLWAGAWWHLGTTFFRQSAIPWRGRFEPLLHLRLRLDQFVASRSQRRILSRNADLRVIRRAAVVDDERRDLFDRHKERFRDGIPQCLDDFVGPMPGRVPVPAVEFDVFADHRLVAVSYLARGQRSVASLYGCFDPRFGRRSLGLFTMLQEIRFALEDGCELYYPGYALQEPSSMDYKKRFHGLEFYEWDREWKPYPREPGTGWRPRLAGAVSGVGEPR